One window from the genome of Nicotiana sylvestris chromosome 9, ASM39365v2, whole genome shotgun sequence encodes:
- the LOC138878449 gene encoding uncharacterized protein, with translation MPGYANFMKDLVTKKRLINFETTKVTHQMSEIVHSMAPKLEDPDAFTIFCAIGSADFSKALCDLRESINLMPYSVFKALGIGKPRPTYMRLQMADHTMKRPLGVTEDVRPFLAVGKALCNVKAGEFTFWVGDEQEVFHVCKSMRQSNNNEMCSFVDLVTDVITDDASATINVGDMLEAVLLNLDDDEMDGFMECVNSLQGIGSYNYAPRKLYLDLENKKALPTKPSIEDPPNLELKPLPPYLRYECFGPYSTLPVILSSCLIKVQVDSTLAVLQKRNKAIGWNLTDIRV, from the exons ATGCCTGGTTATGCCAATTTTATGAAAGATCTTGTGACCAAGAAGAGATTGATAAATTTTGAAACTACCAAGGTCACTCACCAAATGAGTGAAATTGTTCATTCCATGGCTCCTAAGTTGGAGGATCCCGATGCTTTCACGATTTTTTGTGCTATTGGAAGTGCTGATTTTtctaaagctctttgtgatcttagggagagtatcaatttgatgccctattcggtgTTCAAAGCTTTGGGAATTGGAAAACCAAGACCTACAtatatgaggttgcaaatggccgATCATACCATGAAGAGGCCATTGGGAGTGACTGAGGATGT GAGGCCTTTCCTTGCTGTAGGTAAGGCCCTTTGTAATGTGAAAGCCGGAGAATTCACTTTCTGGGTTGGTGATGAACAAGAAGTATTCCATGTGTGTAAGTCTATGCGTCAATCAAATAACAATGAAATGTGTTCTTTTGTGGACTTGGTGACCGATGTCATTACTGATGACGCAAGTGCTACAATCAATGTTGGTGATATGCTGGAAGCCGTTTTGCTCAACTTGGATGATGATGAGATGGATGGTTTCAtggaatgtgtgaactctttgcaaggaatAGGGTCTTACAACTATGCACCCCGGAAGCTAtatttggatcttgagaataagaAAGCTCTTCCTACAAAGCCTTCTATTGAAGATCCACCTAATTTGGAGTTAAAACCATTGCCACCTTACCTTCGGTATGAATGTTTTGGCCCTTattctactttaccggttattctttcctcttgtttaaTTAAAGTGCAAGTTGATTCCACATTGGCGGTGTTGCAAAAGAGGAATAAAGCTATTGGATGGAATTTGACGGACATTCGGGTATAG